From a region of the Hemitrygon akajei chromosome 16, sHemAka1.3, whole genome shotgun sequence genome:
- the fam32a gene encoding protein FAM32A-like codes for MAEYQAVQGGALRLKGVADLGVKKKKKKNKETKKMLEQITSNKQQHEDGGESKRAFIDKRTPAQKAFDKMQEKRQIERILKKASKTHKQSVEEFNRHLDTLTEHYDIPKVSWTK; via the exons ATGGCCGAGTACCAGGCCGTGCAAGGCGGCGCTCTCCGGCTGAAAGGCGTCGCTGATCTCGGTGTTAAGAA gaagaaaaagaagaataaGGAAAccaagaaaatgctggaacagaTCACCTCAAACAAGCAGCAGCATGAAGATGGTGGAGAAAGTAAACGAGCGTTTATAGACAAGAGGACTCCAGcacaaaaggcatttgacaagatgcaGGAGAAGCGA CAAATTGAAAGGATCCTAAAGAAGGCATCAAAAACCCACAAACAGAGTGTTGAG GAGTTTAACCGACACTTGGATACCTTGACGGAACATTACGATATTCCTAAAGTCAGCTGGACTAAATGA